One part of the Odontesthes bonariensis isolate fOdoBon6 chromosome 13, fOdoBon6.hap1, whole genome shotgun sequence genome encodes these proteins:
- the tsc22d3 gene encoding TSC22 domain family protein 3 isoform X2, with protein sequence MSTEMFAKTPMEVAVYQLHNFSISFFSSLLGGDVVSVKLDNSASGASVVAIDNKIEQAMDLVKNHLMYAVREEVEILKEQIKELAEKNNQLERENYLLKNLASPEQMEKFQSRIPTDVLLPLDNQSVQMTPELLQQHQQQQQTCNHSTGSAV encoded by the exons ATGAGCACGGAGATGTTCGCTAAAACGCCAATGGAGGTAGCCGTCTACCAGCTGCACAACTTCTCcatctccttcttctcctcgCTGCTCGGAGGAGACGTCGTATCGGTCAAACTTGACAACAG TGCCTCTGGTGCTAGCGTGGTGGCCATTGACAACAAGATCGAGCAGGCAATG GACCTAGTCAAGAACCACCTGATGTATGCGGTGCGTGAGGAGGTGGAGATCCTCAAAGAGCAGATCAAAGAGCTGGCGGAGAAGAACAACCAGCTGGAGAGGGAGAACTACCTGCTCAAGAACCTGGCCAGTCCAGAGCAGATGGAGAAGTTCCAGTCGCGCATCCCGACGGATGTGCTGCTACCTTTGGACAATCAGAGTGTCCAGATGACCCcggagctgctgcagcagcatcaacaacagcagcagaccTGTAACCACAGCACTGGCTCTGCTGTATAA